Proteins co-encoded in one Crateriforma spongiae genomic window:
- a CDS encoding PVC-type heme-binding CxxCH protein: MPKLSCALPTLLFVVAFLSSVHPATAQDGVIDGDWGPDVITTVTDNETQQTKRVRPEYLQPSPVKEIADAVTLPLQPRDGETIVFLGNGLAARMELFNAFEASLYQKFPQAELTFRNMGYPGHTPGFRPEAGRDDPWAFPGASQFRPEIKAHLGEGHYPSPDEWLTIVGADTIVAFFGFNESFDGTEGIENFKNELRAFVQHTRSRSYRQNADQPPRLVLASPIAMQQLSEFNLPDADERNLLLRNYADAVAQVAGEMQVGYLDLFSPTLQWFTTSDQPLTINGVHLSEAGYRKLAPVIMQQLFGTDAQVPETDSLLYQAVKDKAWFWRNDYRMLNGVHAYGRRWAPYGNFNYPEEIEKIRQMTVLRDRNLWAIAQGKSSTIEVDDSITRPLSTVETNYRASAKNGTLDYLDPETEAMKTFTLPEGYDVSLFASEQDFPNLGNPAQMRFDNQGRLWVSTLPSYPHYKPGDAKPNDKILIYEDTDGDGRADKEIVFADGLHMPIGFELAPEGVYLSQEPFLVLLKDTDGDDHADEMVTLLDGFDPHDTHHAISAFDVDNGNGIYMCEGRFLHSQVETPWGPQRMTDGGVWRFDPNSWKVERVMQTDVSNPWGVAHDEYGQTFVNDASGGSQYWMLGYSMNIPHSMEVPKVSKFNYEHHTRPTSGSEFLHSRHFPDDVQGDYLYANTIGFLGIKQYNTVEDGAEIKGKFRQNLIESTDGNFRPCDLEVAPDGSLYFIDWHNTLIGHMQHSARDPLRNSEYGRIYRITHKQRPLVDPPQVAGATIQQLFENMKLPELNARKRSHRELRGRDRQDVLNVAMQFADANAGDDRLVLESLWATWGQHAPSTELLQRCLNADDHRVRSAAVRVVRHCLHLLDQPETYLMQAAKDTHPRVRLEALSAGTWMGGKAGADILLVVASQPTDRWIRNALNSAMWTLKPFVEQAVDSSSVDPDSLSVDFEQLLASKLEGAMKPKDYRTKSPKFKDKAFARTYKLGQQVFFEEGSCYACHRDNGEGVVRIYPPLAGSEWINGDPERLIKLTLHGIWGKIRVRGKIFETTQGVPPMTAIGNMFTDAEIASVLTYVRNSWGNDASEITPEQVKQIRAATSDRQRFYSPEELLEMHPFPEGSRPELIEDQVAGSELEKALLAEPIADLVRDAAAEGDAIRGAKLFYWEKTACATCHDVGQGYQLGPQLTVSRDEVTAQHVIESILKPSDKILEGYRTVNVITLDGAILSGFLIEETDDKIVISIAADQGKPREILIDDVDDVIESKNSTMPTGLANTLKTRQEFLDLVRFVTEVNQGGRKKLNQLKRRAKIKN, encoded by the coding sequence ATGCCAAAGCTCTCTTGCGCCCTGCCAACGTTGTTGTTCGTGGTGGCTTTCCTTTCATCCGTTCACCCGGCCACCGCACAGGACGGCGTGATCGATGGTGATTGGGGCCCCGACGTGATCACGACCGTCACCGACAATGAAACGCAGCAAACCAAACGTGTGCGTCCCGAATACCTGCAACCGTCGCCCGTCAAAGAGATCGCCGATGCGGTCACCTTGCCGCTTCAGCCGCGTGACGGCGAAACGATCGTGTTTTTGGGCAACGGATTGGCCGCGCGGATGGAATTGTTCAATGCCTTTGAAGCATCGCTTTATCAAAAGTTTCCCCAGGCCGAATTGACGTTTCGAAACATGGGCTATCCGGGGCACACGCCCGGGTTTCGGCCCGAAGCGGGGCGCGATGATCCTTGGGCGTTTCCGGGAGCCAGCCAATTTCGACCGGAAATCAAAGCTCACTTAGGCGAAGGTCACTATCCCAGTCCCGACGAATGGCTGACCATTGTCGGAGCCGACACCATCGTTGCCTTTTTTGGATTCAACGAGTCGTTCGACGGCACCGAAGGGATCGAAAACTTCAAGAACGAATTACGGGCGTTTGTCCAGCACACGCGATCGCGTTCCTATCGTCAAAACGCCGATCAACCACCGCGTCTGGTTTTGGCCAGTCCGATTGCGATGCAGCAGTTGAGCGAGTTCAACCTGCCCGATGCGGACGAAAGAAATTTGTTGCTGCGTAATTATGCCGATGCCGTCGCACAGGTTGCCGGTGAAATGCAGGTCGGGTATCTGGATTTGTTCTCACCCACGCTGCAGTGGTTCACCACCTCCGACCAACCGCTGACGATCAACGGCGTCCATCTGTCCGAGGCCGGTTATCGAAAACTGGCACCGGTCATCATGCAACAGTTGTTTGGGACCGATGCACAAGTCCCGGAAACCGATTCGCTGTTGTATCAAGCGGTCAAAGACAAGGCATGGTTCTGGCGAAATGATTACCGCATGCTCAACGGCGTTCACGCCTACGGTCGCCGCTGGGCACCGTACGGGAATTTCAACTATCCCGAGGAGATCGAAAAGATCCGCCAGATGACCGTCTTGCGCGATCGCAATTTGTGGGCGATTGCACAAGGAAAATCGTCCACCATCGAAGTCGACGATTCGATCACACGTCCCTTGTCGACCGTGGAAACCAATTACCGGGCAAGCGCAAAGAACGGAACGCTGGACTATCTGGATCCCGAAACCGAAGCGATGAAAACGTTCACGCTGCCGGAAGGTTACGACGTTTCGTTGTTCGCGTCGGAACAAGATTTTCCGAACCTGGGGAATCCAGCCCAAATGCGTTTCGACAACCAGGGACGACTGTGGGTTTCGACGCTGCCCAGTTATCCGCACTACAAACCGGGCGACGCCAAACCCAACGACAAAATTCTGATTTACGAAGACACCGATGGCGACGGGCGTGCCGATAAGGAAATCGTCTTCGCGGACGGTTTGCACATGCCGATCGGATTCGAACTGGCACCCGAAGGCGTCTACCTTTCGCAGGAACCGTTTCTAGTTTTGTTGAAGGACACCGATGGTGATGATCACGCCGACGAAATGGTGACGTTGCTGGACGGATTCGATCCTCACGACACGCACCACGCGATTTCCGCTTTTGATGTGGACAACGGCAACGGCATCTACATGTGCGAAGGTCGGTTTTTGCACAGCCAAGTCGAAACGCCTTGGGGCCCCCAACGGATGACCGACGGCGGCGTTTGGCGGTTCGATCCCAATTCGTGGAAAGTCGAACGCGTGATGCAAACCGACGTTTCCAACCCGTGGGGCGTCGCCCATGACGAGTATGGGCAAACGTTCGTCAACGACGCATCGGGTGGTTCACAGTATTGGATGCTGGGCTATTCGATGAACATTCCGCATTCGATGGAGGTGCCGAAGGTTTCGAAGTTCAACTACGAACACCACACACGGCCGACCTCGGGATCGGAATTCTTGCACAGCCGACATTTTCCCGACGACGTGCAAGGCGACTATCTGTACGCCAACACGATCGGGTTCTTGGGAATCAAGCAATACAACACGGTCGAAGATGGTGCTGAAATCAAAGGCAAGTTTCGTCAAAACTTGATCGAATCGACCGACGGCAACTTTCGTCCGTGTGACCTGGAAGTGGCTCCCGACGGCAGTCTGTACTTCATCGATTGGCACAACACGCTGATCGGTCACATGCAACACAGCGCGCGTGATCCGCTGCGGAATTCCGAATATGGCCGGATCTATCGCATCACTCACAAGCAGCGTCCGTTGGTTGATCCGCCGCAGGTGGCCGGCGCGACGATTCAACAACTGTTCGAAAACATGAAACTGCCCGAGCTGAATGCTCGGAAGCGTTCCCATCGCGAATTGCGCGGCCGTGATCGACAAGACGTGTTGAACGTGGCGATGCAGTTCGCCGACGCCAACGCCGGTGACGATCGTTTGGTCTTGGAATCGTTGTGGGCAACCTGGGGCCAACATGCTCCGTCGACCGAGCTGTTGCAGCGGTGCCTGAATGCCGATGATCATCGCGTTCGATCCGCAGCCGTTCGTGTCGTTCGGCATTGTTTGCATCTGCTGGATCAGCCCGAGACGTATCTGATGCAGGCGGCCAAAGACACCCATCCGCGGGTTCGCCTGGAAGCTTTGTCCGCCGGAACATGGATGGGCGGAAAAGCCGGTGCCGACATCTTGTTGGTCGTCGCGTCGCAACCGACCGATCGCTGGATCCGTAATGCACTGAATAGTGCGATGTGGACACTGAAGCCCTTCGTCGAACAGGCCGTTGATTCAAGTTCGGTGGACCCGGACAGTTTGTCGGTGGATTTCGAACAGCTTTTGGCTAGCAAGCTGGAAGGTGCGATGAAGCCCAAGGATTACCGCACCAAATCGCCAAAGTTCAAAGACAAAGCGTTTGCGCGGACCTACAAATTGGGCCAACAAGTCTTTTTCGAAGAAGGTTCTTGCTATGCATGTCACCGTGACAACGGCGAAGGCGTCGTTCGCATCTATCCGCCGCTGGCGGGCAGTGAGTGGATCAACGGTGATCCGGAACGTCTGATCAAGCTGACGCTGCACGGCATTTGGGGCAAGATTCGTGTCCGCGGCAAGATCTTTGAAACGACCCAAGGGGTGCCGCCAATGACGGCGATCGGGAACATGTTCACCGACGCTGAAATTGCCAGCGTGCTGACCTACGTCCGCAATAGTTGGGGGAACGATGCCAGCGAGATCACGCCGGAACAGGTGAAACAGATTCGGGCGGCGACCAGCGATCGACAACGCTTTTATAGCCCCGAAGAATTGCTGGAAATGCATCCGTTCCCCGAAGGCAGCCGACCCGAGCTGATCGAAGATCAGGTGGCCGGCAGCGAATTGGAAAAGGCGTTGTTGGCCGAACCCATCGCTGACTTGGTGCGTGACGCCGCAGCCGAAGGGGATGCGATTCGAGGGGCGAAACTTTTCTACTGGGAAAAGACCGCCTGTGCGACTTGCCACGACGTCGGCCAAGGCTATCAACTGGGACCGCAATTGACGGTGTCCCGCGATGAAGTAACCGCCCAGCACGTCATCGAATCAATCTTGAAGCCGTCGGACAAGATTCTTGAGGGCTATCGAACCGTCAATGTCATCACGCTGGACGGCGCGATTCTGTCCGGATTCCTGATCGAGGAAACCGACGACAAGATCGTCATCAGT